From Bactrocera oleae isolate idBacOlea1 chromosome 4, idBacOlea1, whole genome shotgun sequence:
AGTGGTGGGCTTTTTCAACACAATCAAGGGAACCTCAGCGTGGCCGATGACGATGCTGTGTCGAagcacacaccggctgcaacactcCTGGATTTTTCGATGCATGCAGCCCATGCAACGTCAGCAAGTTGCCCAAGCTCACGGCCACTGCCTCAATTGTTTGGCTACGGTCCACGCGACTGCGCGAGCAGATCGCAACATATCAGCCGTCCGGATCGACTCTGGTCTACGGAGTCGATCCGGACGGCTGATATGTTGCGATCTGCTCGCGCAGCTCCTCCTCCATCCAGACCGAGGCAACAGGAGGCATCAACGAGGCGTCGGCAGTCCAGACCATCATACtgccgctccactggcctcagcagcgttgttgccacgctgcagcaactacagcgattgctaggctaGAGTTACGCCTCTCCCCTCCACCCATtaacacacaccacccctgcagacatcacactacgcagaccacccacacatacacatcacatcatcACCACTCTACACAACCAAACCATTAAAACGGACTAACAAAGGACCAGAGGCTCTCTCTTTTACGATCGCATTCGAGGCGTTCAGACGTACGCCGACCGCAGTAACCTTTCGCCCTAGTACTCACATATTAATTGGGATTTGTATGATTTACATatctttttcctttttttaataaaccaaGCGGATACCGCCGGATAATCTAAAtaagattttgaattttatctTATCCTTTTTAATAAACGCATTTAAACGGTAAGTGCAAGTGAAAACAAGATTGGAACAAGAATTGAATAAACGTCAGCTACAACAAAGaatgtattttctataattacaatatttttcccAATAAACGCTACGTACATTTTGGAAAtacgaaaacgttattttttgaacgtaCTGTACATGCATACAAGAAAGTTGAAGGATGATAGTATATACAGATTACGTGTGGTGAGAACTGATTCCACTACTGTACTACTTTCAACAACTTAAGTATGTGCACATGTACTAGAGcgggtcgatttttttttatagaatcaaATACGGGGGAAACTGAACAACTTTGTCTAAGAAATTATGGGTCTAAAATCGGTTTTAAGGCGAAGGTTACCTTTTAGGGATTATAAAACTATATTCTTCAGTTTTTAAGACATCCGATTAAAATTTAACACATAGATGCATTTTGATATTCTATCGATCAgagccagatcggacaactatatcacgtacaaccgattattcaaatttttttattttccggtaTACTGCCTGAATATTAAGGGACCCAGTTTATTGAGGAATACACTCAACACCGTAAGTTtaagtgtaatttttatattttctatttattcgtGCACTATgttcctatatattatatttatgtacaatacattcgtaattaaattaaaaaatgtaaagttgacgcgcggtgttgtggtgtgttgtattgtcctgtgtggtgtcatctggtgtggtgtattggtgagtatgtggtgggcattattagggtgcgccagtttttccgggtagagtggtgtggttattgactgaggcttagctcatttaaacactgcctttaattaaaaagctaaaaGCATGTAATTTTACGGAATCTAAAACATACTTAACAATGACagcgaaaataaacaaaatcggacaactataacttatatctttttttgttgccgaaatatttttatatatttaatatggaaagtatttacaaataatcgctaatacatataaacgtatgtatatatctattgtatattaatatttatatttctgtaTATGGTATTATAAGGTTTATGTAAACTAAAAGCGGCATTTATTTCTCCAACTTACAGGATTTCtgtaaaaacaaattatgtGTATGATATATTTATGAGTTTTCCTGAAGGACCTACTTTTTTGACTGCAATTCCAGCCTATTTTGACTTTTGATTCACGGTTTTTCGCCTTTAACCAATCCAACATAGGCGTATAGTAGGCAAGCAAAGCGTCTCCACTTAGACTTGAATTGGTGCCTAAAACTCTTCCCAGAGTGTCGTGCCAAGGCTGTGAGGAACCCAAAGACATCATTGATCTGAGAAGTAGTAATAACCCATTTTAAAGATCTTAATAAATTGAACttgaattgttttgtttttacttcaGTGAATTGCCGATTTCCAGATTTCCGTAAAAGTCACAGTTATGTAGATATCCTTTATGATGAGCCTTTTCACAAAACGAGCGATAAAAATGGTAGCCAAGAACTTCAGATACGAACTTTCTGTACAAAAGTAAAAAcgtgtaaatatgtgtatttatgatGTAAGTGCGCACATGCAATACTCTAGGATATGTAAAAGGTTCAACACGCACTTGGTCTGATGATTTTCCTCCAtatccaaataaaaattataagggAAATCAATAGCACTTTCCGGGCGATCTGAAGAGGGTTCCACCCCAGCGTATTTTACCATAAGTTCCCAATAATGTTTGTTAATTCGCTCAATTTCCACTGTACCATTCAACAGATCAGTCATTACCTTGGTGTGAACGAAGTACAGTGGTATGTTGAGCATTGTATGAATACCCTAAGACAATTAAGAAATGTGTGAAGGAATACATTGGCAATCGATTAATTGTTACCATTCTAAACAACCGGTTCATTAAAGTTTGATCCGAAAATTTGAATTCTTTAGAAAGTCCAATGGCTTGTAAATGTTTTGGGGTAGATGCTGATAAAATTACAGCTTCCCCAACCGGATATTCCAAATCATAAGAATTGAAGAAGTACGATGGTAGATTGTGCTTTTCTTTAGCGTAATGTAACCGTCCAAGATAGCCATGCATCTGCAAAAACTTTCTAAACTCCACCTTCTTGCAATATTTCATGTATACATGCGGTGTGAGATCGAAAATATCGGCTCTACAATCTCCATTTTCGGCACTCTCGTCTTGCTCCTTCAACTGCTTCTCATAGAATTCCTTGTCTAATTCATCGAACCCGAGAGACTTATAGAAATTTTCTGCTGAATCTATCATATCCTTTGCATCAAAATGCGCCACAAAATCGTCATATGGTGGAAGGTTCGCCTTTGGAAAATAAGGTTCGATAACGCTATTGGCTTGCCAAGCCTGTTCTCGAACTTGTTGAAACAAATGATCTGGAATTGGTCCTCTAGGATTAACAACGCTCCCACCATACTTCTCATGGAGCTCATTTCTAATAAATGCATGAATTTCCTTATAAGCGGGCTTAATGTCTTCCATCACTCGTTCCATTTCGCGCAAAAATTCTTTATTGTTGTAGCAGCGAAACCAAAACTCAACTACCGGTatgtctaaaaatatattatttaaaagtgagtataatatatgtacatacatatgtatgtataatatatcatTTAAAAGGAGCTCAAAATTATTCTACGCCATttctatatattacataatattataactaatattttatgtaGTTGGAATGTAAAAGAACATATTACCTAGAATCTTAGCAGCCTTTTGAAAAGCTTCAATAATGGTGTAGAAATTAACTGAAGaccaaaccaaatttttttcgcGCCAAGTCTCCCAATAGTATTTTAGTTCATCAGAATCATTGCTGCgttgaaatattttctgtatATCCGGATAGTACGCTAGCGAGCTATCGTCTTGATCTGGCATATAAGCACCACCCAAATAAGGCTCGATGTCTTTATCTGTAGAAAGTTCTTTTAGAGCAGCGAAGTTTATCAGCACCGATGAAAAGTAATCTTCCCCCAAGACGAAAAGCTCGCCAACTCTCCGAAGATTCCGCAAGGCCGTTTTCACTTGCAGATCATGGTTATTCTCCAAATCATAATCACTCGCCTCTTCGGAAATTGTAACCAGTTCTGCAGCAATTCTTTTGACAGTAGTCAGTTTCGAAAAGATTGTATCAAAGTCTTCGTCATCTGTGGATGAGTATGTTTCCTTTGCAATCTTATTATATAGCTTATAATAACGAGTGCTGGCATCGGAGATGAATTTGCTCTCATCCGATTGCTTAGTTGCTGCAGCGTTAACATCCTAGAAATTTAATGTTCATTATATTGAAACAAACTTAAACTACAAACGGCGCGTTCACTTACGTTGATCCAAGCGATGACCGAAAATAACACAATGCTAAATAAATGCCGACGCATTTTGGGTGCTTCCGATAGTTAAACAGAATATGAATAATATCAATCACTGCACTCGAAATCGTACTGAGCGTTTATACTTCAACGCAATTCAATATATTCGACCTAGTTGtagttaaaatcaaaataagacCAGCTTTATTGAAGCCATCCTTATCTATAATCATGATGatgtttatttgttattatacatacaaatacataaaaatgtatgtggatGAGCAGATTTGTTAAAAAGCTTCTTGTTGAAATCTTTAGTGCTATCAATATAAGTAATAAAGGTATGCAATATATAAACATCGcttataaaaaagttgaaatactatttaaatttgatattattCCTCATGGAAATAGGTATACGAGTACCATAtatgcaaacaaacatatatttgttgCACTAGATTCTACCACTAACAGTTAATTGTTTTGGGTATACCTAATTATGCGACAGAAATATTCATTCAGTGTgcctatttaaattatttttatactctcgcaacctgttgctacagagtataatagttttgttcacctaacggttgtttgtatcacctaaaactaatcgagttagatatagggttatatatatataaatgatcaggatgaagagacgagttgaaatccgggtgactgtctgtccgtccgtccgtctgtccgtccgtgcaagcgtaaaaattgagatatctttatgaaacttggtagacatgtttcttggtgccgtgagacggttagtattgcagatgggcgtaatcggaccactgccacgcccacaaaacgccattaatcaaaaacaaataacttgccataactaagctccgcaataagatacaagactgttattgctctacacaggatcacattagggaggggcatctgcagttaaaacttttttttttaagtgggcgtggtcccgcctctaataggtttaatgtgcatatctcctaaaccgctaatgctataataacaaaattcactgaaagcaaatgtttttagcacttctattgacggtgtgaaaatagttgaaatcgggtgtcaactccgcccactccccatataacggtactgttaaaaactactaaaagcgcgataaatcaagcactaaacacgccagagacattaaattttatctctgagatggtataagatgactttataggaaccgcgttcaaaattagacagtgggcgtagcacagcccacttttaggtgaaaacccatatcttgagatctgcttaaccgatttcaaccaaattcggtgcgtaacgttcttttcatgtttctatatcatagtgcgaaaatcggcgaaatcggattacaaccacgcctattttccatatgacaccattttaaataccacttgattctttcactttccactatgcaaatcaggcaacaatgattatatcggcgtaaaactttgcgtgaataatacgtttaaagtattccaccttgtgaccaaaaattgtctaaatcgaaccaaaactgttcaaacccctaagtactaaatatatggaccccattgtctatagttgaccttctaccgaaaatatcagtcaatccacaaagaaatctccaacgagtataccatttgactttgcgagaatataaaatgttcggttacatccgaacttaacccttccttacttgtttttaatatttattctaaaCATAGGTAATACGTATGGAACGCATTCATCAAAATATGATAGTGCTTTCATGAAATCTCTTTATTAAATTGgaacaaaattacttttattactGCCAGAGCCGGTCATAATAGAAATACTTACAATCACTAATTTCCTAAAAAACCGCGAttcttaaatacaaaataaaagggGTGCCTTACTGTAGGAAAGGAAATGTCAATTAAGTTAGGTTCATTGAGGGTAACCCatacttcagattttgtctgagtctgggttttttgttaacggggcatgggcctctgaatgcatttttgtatcagaggcacctttctgataggtcggggtgtttgtgtggggcgcgatgtgaagactgggttcacttgatcgcggagtgcccggtgtactcggacattagggacCTAGGAGGTATGGGGATTATGgggactgatggacggttagatattagcggtgtgatctccacttgtcggaatgccgaacacatggggtcgtttgcgcgtgaattgtttaggtggcggaggcgtttaactgagAATTAGGGTTAGCtccttgtgtgaaaggtgtgtgcgtgtaatgtgcgtatggggttcaacccttggttaccagtccagagctgtatggaggctcaactggtagtagcttcggctacgaggtctgtccggagacttaattctgatACCACGGGGAGCAAGGGCCCTTGGAGTttgctccaacctgctcatgcggactggctcttcggggagtatcgtggtggttgtggtttatacccaaatgcgggaagaactgacgttttgtcagctgaatgtggagttgcattgcaaccgggtgccagacccaaagtacggcagaggttttagataggcctcgaacctcaccaaggtgtgtagtgtgtccattccatactaccaatcggtactgaaaaatgcctggcgttttcggggcgctgatcaacgcattttattgatacgctgtgcttttgagcaccgtgagataaggccgtcaacggcaggtactcacgataaacacaccggacgttgtcacTAGGAGATTGTCCATCAATTTTTAGTTGAGAACAAAAACATTAAGTATGGTTCCCGATAGCCTGTTCCGAAGTTACTTCCTCGACATGGTAGTGCCCGTCTGACATTtgccaaaaaatacaaatttggaCTAATTAATTCAAAGATGGCAAGATTTAAGACATCTAAGGTAGATGCGGGAACAAGTGAAGCTATGGTGAGGGATATCCTTTTGTTTGGGCTGCTTTTGATTATGCagggaaattaaaaatttgcattctTTCGTCTAATTCTAACgccaaaatatgtacatacatatatacagatttattgaaaagtgagaTGATTCAACATATAAACTattaaattaacaagtaagaaagggctaagttcggatgtagccgaacattttatactctcgcaaagtcaaatggtacactcttttgagatttctttgtggattgactgatattttcgggaGAAGGTCAActctaggcactggggtccacatatttagtacttaggggcttgaacagttttggttcggtttagacaattttttgtcacaaggtggcatactttaaacgtattattcacgcaaagttttaccccgatataatcattgttgcttgatatgcatagtggaaagtgaaagaatcagatcgaattggaaatggtgttatatgggaaataggcgtggttgtagtcccactataacatagaaacatgaaaataacgttatgtaccgaattttgtttcaattggttaagcagattttaagatatgggttttcacctaaaagtgggctgtgccacgcccactgtctaatttagaacgcggttcctataataTCATTTCATACCAACCcagggaccacgcccactttaaaaaaaaaaattttaactgcagatgcccctccctaatgtgatcctgtgcaccaaataagagtcttgtatcttattgcggagcttagttatggcaatttatttgtttttgattaatggcgttttgtgggcgtggctgtggtccgattacgcccatctgcaatacaaaccgtctcacggtaccaagaaacatgtctaccaagttttataaagatatctcaatttttactcaagttacagcttgcacggacggacggacagacagtcacccggatttcaactcgtctcttgaccctgatcatttatatatatataactctagaTATAggatcgattagttttaggtgatataaacaaccgttaggtgaacaaaacaattatactctgtagcaacaggttgcgagagtataaaaatatacgagCATGTATACTTTATGAGAACTTATTTCCTATtgagaatttacatattattttttgttactgaattcaaaaaaatttttattgtttgaacatatttttttgttacttcttATGAATACtttcta
This genomic window contains:
- the Ance-4 gene encoding angiotensin-converting enzyme isoform X2; this translates as MRRHLFSIVLFSVIAWINDVNAAATKQSDESKFISDASTRYYKLYNKIAKETYSSTDDEDFDTIFSKLTTVKRIAAELVTISEEASDYDLENNHDLQVKTALRNLRRVGELFVLGEDYFSSVLINFAALKELSTDKDIEPYLGGAYMPDQDDSSLAYYPDIQKIFQRSNDSDELKYYWETWREKNLVWSSVNFYTIIEAFQKAAKILDIPVVEFWFRCYNNKEFLREMERVMEDIKPAYKEIHAFIRNELHEKYGGSVVNPRGPIPDHLFQQVREQAWQANSVIEPYFPKANLPPYDDFVAHFDAKDMIDSAENFYKSLGFDELDKEFYEKQLKEQDESAENGDCRADIFDLTPHVYMKYCKKVEFRKFLQMHGYLGRLHYAKEKHNLPSYFFNSYDLEYPVGEAVILSASTPKHLQAIGLSKEFKFSDQTLMNRLFRMGIHTMLNIPLYFVHTKVMTDLLNGTVEIERINKHYWELMVKYAGVEPSSDRPESAIDFPYNFYLDMEENHQTKKFVSEVLGYHFYRSFCEKAHHKGYLHNCDFYGNLEIGNSLKSMMSLGSSQPWHDTLGRVLGTNSSLSGDALLAYYTPMLDWLKAKNRESKVKIGWNCSQKKIL
- the Ance-4 gene encoding angiotensin-converting enzyme isoform X1, with amino-acid sequence MRRHLFSIVLFSVIAWINDVNAAATKQSDESKFISDASTRYYKLYNKIAKETYSSTDDEDFDTIFSKLTTVKRIAAELVTISEEASDYDLENNHDLQVKTALRNLRRVGELFVLGEDYFSSVLINFAALKELSTDKDIEPYLGGAYMPDQDDSSLAYYPDIQKIFQRSNDSDELKYYWETWREKNLVWSSVNFYTIIEAFQKAAKILDIPVVEFWFRCYNNKEFLREMERVMEDIKPAYKEIHAFIRNELHEKYGGSVVNPRGPIPDHLFQQVREQAWQANSVIEPYFPKANLPPYDDFVAHFDAKDMIDSAENFYKSLGFDELDKEFYEKQLKEQDESAENGDCRADIFDLTPHVYMKYCKKVEFRKFLQMHGYLGRLHYAKEKHNLPSYFFNSYDLEYPVGEAVILSASTPKHLQAIGLSKEFKFSDQTLMNRLFRMGIHTMLNIPLYFVHTKVMTDLLNGTVEIERINKHYWELMVKYAGVEPSSDRPESAIDFPYNFYLDMEENHQTKCVLNLLHILEKFVSEVLGYHFYRSFCEKAHHKGYLHNCDFYGNLEIGNSLKSMMSLGSSQPWHDTLGRVLGTNSSLSGDALLAYYTPMLDWLKAKNRESKVKIGWNCSQKKIL